In the Maribacter sp. MJ134 genome, one interval contains:
- a CDS encoding GNAT family N-acetyltransferase: MAINLQPTLENELVLLRPLKRSDFNALYQAASDPEIWKLHQNPDRYKKEIFTVFFDGAMASKAAFGIIDKKTNTIIGSSRFRLHNTSDEAVEIGWTFLSKAYWGGTYNTSFKNLMIQHAFQYFRYVLFHVDHKNYRSQRAVQKLGAILVDKQGFLKHLSTTKETGITFMLDREIF, translated from the coding sequence ATGGCTATAAACCTACAGCCTACCTTAGAAAATGAATTGGTGCTTTTACGACCTTTGAAAAGGTCCGACTTTAATGCCTTGTACCAAGCAGCAAGCGACCCTGAAATCTGGAAACTTCACCAAAATCCGGATAGATATAAAAAGGAGATTTTTACTGTATTTTTTGATGGTGCGATGGCCTCCAAAGCTGCATTCGGAATAATCGATAAGAAGACGAATACCATTATCGGTAGTTCAAGATTTAGACTACATAACACATCTGATGAAGCTGTTGAAATCGGGTGGACGTTTTTATCTAAAGCCTACTGGGGCGGAACTTACAATACATCCTTCAAAAATCTAATGATCCAACATGCCTTCCAATATTTCAGATATGTCTTGTTTCACGTAGATCATAAAAACTATCGCTCTCAAAGAGCCGTGCAAAAATTAGGGGCCATTTTAGTAGATAAACAAGGTTTCCTAAAACATTTAAGTACTACCAAAGAAACTGGTATCACCTTTATGCTGGACAGGGAAATCTTTTAA
- a CDS encoding sterol desaturase family protein: MEILESIYNEIIGFFGITQVWEILEIGDYEQFKTYEGIVALIAPIIPLLLVFEFVAGIIHKKPHMKVYKVNFLIYFFNRVLFLVISLATIAFCIGLFQKYAPFQTEPTWYWFIYAYLVWDLGHFIYHYLGHKVRLFWCLHSTHHAPDTMNLTVNFAHFFLEYPYADIIRTTVCILLGVSPPMLFLIMFIDGTWGSFIHLGENVMKDGRLGFLNKLILTPSHHRVHHARNPLYMDTNYCNLWNVWDRIFGTYQEERADIEIEYGITREMDAGNFMDVYFGEIAELVKDVRKAPGLKNKFLYIFMPPGWSHTGNHQTAKVARQAFLENEAKINTSV; encoded by the coding sequence ATGGAGATTTTAGAATCAATTTATAACGAAATAATAGGGTTTTTTGGAATTACCCAAGTTTGGGAAATTCTAGAAATCGGAGATTATGAACAATTCAAGACCTATGAAGGTATAGTAGCGCTAATAGCTCCGATAATACCTTTACTTCTGGTCTTTGAATTTGTAGCGGGAATTATTCATAAAAAGCCGCACATGAAAGTATACAAGGTAAATTTCTTGATATACTTCTTCAATCGGGTATTATTTCTTGTTATTTCCCTAGCTACTATAGCATTTTGTATTGGCTTGTTCCAAAAGTATGCGCCTTTCCAAACCGAGCCCACTTGGTATTGGTTCATTTACGCCTACCTAGTATGGGACTTAGGTCATTTCATCTATCACTATTTAGGACATAAAGTACGATTGTTCTGGTGTTTACACTCTACGCACCATGCGCCGGATACTATGAACCTTACCGTGAATTTTGCACATTTTTTCTTAGAATATCCTTACGCAGACATTATACGTACTACAGTATGTATTTTATTGGGGGTATCTCCACCAATGCTATTTCTTATCATGTTCATTGACGGCACCTGGGGTTCCTTTATACATTTAGGTGAGAATGTGATGAAAGATGGCCGACTAGGGTTTCTGAATAAATTAATTTTAACCCCTTCGCATCACAGAGTACATCATGCTAGAAATCCCTTGTACATGGATACTAATTACTGTAATTTATGGAATGTTTGGGATAGGATATTTGGCACCTATCAAGAGGAACGAGCCGATATTGAAATTGAATATGGGATTACTCGTGAAATGGATGCCGGTAATTTTATGGATGTTTATTTTGGAGAAATTGCCGAACTGGTCAAGGATGTAAGGAAGGCTCCCGGACTTAAGAATAAGTTTTTGTATATTTTTATGCCTCCAGGTTGGAGCCATACAGGAAACCATCAAACCGCTAAGGTCGCGCGCCAAGCATTTTTGGAAAATGAGGCTAAAATAAATACTAGTGTCTAA
- a CDS encoding AraC family transcriptional regulator codes for MKPLLEQIVFEKAQSIFAFEHNKENFEMPWHFHPQHELTYIEESVGTKFVGDYVGPYEPGELVLLRSNLPHCWKNHSRCNGVSKSIVIQWNQNIYAKAPELAPVFNLLKSASRGVLFNKEESKDLISKIKGLVHLRDQDLYIQLLLVLVELSKCDFTYLSEASFVSNLPEEYGSRMTKINDFVASQYHRKIFLKEVAEIINMSEQSFSRFFSKMMGRPFFTFLNEYRINIAARKLIDTDDSISEIGFSCGYESLPFFFKKFKDFHNTSPKQYRKKFIA; via the coding sequence TTGAAACCATTATTAGAACAAATCGTTTTCGAAAAAGCACAGTCTATATTTGCTTTTGAACATAACAAGGAAAATTTTGAAATGCCTTGGCATTTTCATCCGCAACATGAGCTTACTTATATAGAAGAAAGTGTCGGAACCAAGTTCGTAGGAGATTATGTTGGCCCTTATGAGCCAGGTGAATTAGTTTTGTTACGGTCTAACCTACCGCATTGCTGGAAAAACCATTCGAGATGTAATGGCGTTTCAAAATCCATTGTTATCCAATGGAATCAGAATATTTATGCTAAGGCGCCAGAGTTGGCGCCCGTTTTTAATCTTCTTAAATCAGCATCAAGAGGTGTTTTGTTCAATAAGGAAGAAAGCAAAGACCTCATCTCAAAAATTAAAGGTTTGGTACATCTTAGAGATCAAGATCTCTATATTCAATTACTGTTGGTTTTAGTTGAACTTTCAAAATGTGACTTTACCTATCTTTCGGAAGCAAGTTTCGTCTCTAATTTACCTGAAGAATATGGCAGTAGAATGACTAAAATTAATGATTTTGTAGCCTCTCAATACCATCGGAAAATTTTTTTGAAGGAAGTAGCAGAAATCATTAATATGTCCGAACAGTCCTTTTCTAGGTTTTTTAGTAAGATGATGGGTAGACCGTTTTTTACCTTTTTAAACGAATATCGCATTAATATTGCGGCTAGGAAACTTATAGACACCGACGACTCTATTTCAGAAATAGGATTTTCATGTGGATACGAATCACTACCATTTTTCTTTAAAAAGTTTAAAGATTTTCATAATACCTCTCCAAAACAGTATCGCAAGAAATTTATAGCATAG
- a CDS encoding cytochrome P450, with product MDESVFKDPFKTARIEEGIGHMTDQNEKVKMILRLKDLRKTAHNWKTFQSGGKEIGRIVVPSEEKIRKTRQIPFEVDPPEHGQYRELLEAWFKRPLDSEYEEKLRVQIATIIDSVIKKDRVEIVSELALLLQSRALTLLLNIPLEESEVWINWGTHVFRSEDTALDKDKANILYDYIDHQIDKAIANPGEDLYSVLLDADFQGRKLNKEEIKGVMILIFAGGRDTVINAITNTIAYFAEHPEALRRLNEEPDVIGKAVEEFIRYFSPLTHMGRVTTEDTQICEHAVKANSKVSLCWASANRDETVFEKPNDILLDRKMNPHVGFGFGHHKCLGATHARQLLKILISVLVQKIDNIQILDYKENIEDLEQFERKVGFDNIHVKFNSIQ from the coding sequence ATGGACGAAAGTGTATTTAAAGACCCATTTAAGACCGCCAGGATAGAAGAAGGTATAGGTCACATGACCGATCAGAATGAAAAAGTGAAGATGATCCTTAGACTTAAGGATCTTAGAAAGACCGCGCATAATTGGAAAACTTTTCAATCCGGGGGAAAAGAAATTGGACGTATTGTAGTTCCCTCCGAAGAAAAAATAAGGAAAACAAGACAAATACCTTTTGAAGTAGATCCTCCTGAGCATGGGCAGTACCGGGAACTACTAGAGGCATGGTTTAAGCGGCCTTTGGATAGTGAATATGAAGAAAAATTAAGGGTCCAGATTGCCACTATTATCGATAGCGTTATTAAAAAAGACCGCGTTGAGATTGTTAGCGAACTGGCATTGTTGTTACAGTCAAGAGCACTCACCTTATTATTGAATATACCCTTAGAAGAATCTGAAGTTTGGATTAATTGGGGCACACATGTATTTCGTAGCGAAGACACTGCCTTAGATAAGGATAAGGCCAACATATTGTACGATTATATAGACCATCAAATTGATAAGGCCATAGCCAACCCCGGAGAAGACCTATACTCTGTTTTACTAGATGCTGATTTTCAAGGAAGAAAATTAAATAAAGAAGAAATAAAGGGTGTTATGATATTGATTTTTGCTGGTGGCAGGGACACGGTAATCAATGCAATAACAAATACAATTGCCTATTTTGCAGAACATCCAGAGGCATTAAGAAGACTAAATGAGGAACCGGACGTCATCGGTAAAGCCGTTGAAGAGTTCATTCGTTATTTTTCTCCATTAACCCATATGGGTAGGGTAACTACAGAAGATACCCAGATTTGCGAACACGCGGTAAAGGCCAATAGTAAAGTTTCTCTTTGTTGGGCTTCAGCAAATAGGGATGAAACGGTTTTTGAAAAGCCAAATGATATTTTGCTGGACCGTAAAATGAATCCGCATGTAGGATTCGGATTTGGACATCACAAATGCTTGGGTGCTACCCATGCCAGGCAGTTATTAAAAATATTGATAAGTGTTTTAGTTCAAAAAATAGACAACATCCAAATCTTGGATTATAAGGAAAATATAGAGGACCTAGAGCAATTTGAGCGAAAAGTAGGTTTTGATAATATTCACGTAAAGTTTAATAGTATTCAATAA
- a CDS encoding 2Fe-2S iron-sulfur cluster-binding protein, translating into MAKITFITKENQEITAEGTSGSVMELAVNNSVKGIDGDCGGVCSCATCHVHVRSEDMKVVGAAGEIEADMLELDENVTEHSRLCCQIEITDALDGIVLEVAN; encoded by the coding sequence ATGGCTAAAATCACATTTATTACGAAGGAAAACCAAGAAATCACAGCAGAAGGAACCTCAGGTTCCGTTATGGAGCTTGCTGTAAATAATAGTGTAAAAGGAATTGACGGTGACTGTGGTGGGGTTTGCTCATGTGCTACATGCCACGTACATGTGCGTTCAGAGGATATGAAAGTCGTAGGTGCGGCAGGTGAGATAGAGGCAGACATGTTGGAACTGGATGAAAACGTAACGGAACATAGTCGGTTATGCTGTCAAATTGAAATTACGGACGCTTTGGACGGTATTGTTTTAGAAGTGGCCAATTAG
- a CDS encoding NAD(P)/FAD-dependent oxidoreductase, with protein MEGTKSKIAVIIGASHAGVQCAFALRKEGWKGKIILFDVDTALPYHRPPLSKSYLTSENPDELQALKPTENYVKEDITLKLGCRVTKINKETKNVEYDGHAIQTYDSLVLATGAKPFKPPIFGLEKAKHLYSLRNLSHVRAIKKAILKNTNQNIVVIGGGYIGLETAASLKNLGANVTVLEREERVLARVTSPEISSFFTDLHTSNGVQIHTNKSVVAVTTEKGINTINCADTSNYKATIIILGCGIVVNTDLAKDAELQIENGIRVDKYCRTDDPHIYAIGDCTYHYNLHYERFVRLESVQNAVDQAKVAAAAICDKKLVYDSIPWFWSDQYDVKLQMVGLSEGYDQVLVRKEKDRANVFSVWYFKGDTLLAVDAVNNARAYVIATKTLKDNIRLDKEKLIDSAVELKPVNLIVA; from the coding sequence TTGGAAGGAACTAAATCCAAAATAGCCGTAATTATCGGTGCCAGTCACGCAGGTGTTCAATGTGCCTTTGCATTAAGAAAAGAAGGTTGGAAAGGAAAAATTATTCTGTTCGACGTAGACACTGCTTTGCCGTACCACAGACCTCCTTTATCTAAGAGTTATCTAACCAGTGAAAATCCTGATGAACTGCAGGCCTTAAAGCCTACCGAAAATTATGTAAAAGAGGATATTACACTAAAGTTGGGCTGTAGGGTTACTAAAATCAATAAGGAAACTAAAAATGTCGAATACGACGGCCACGCTATCCAAACTTACGATAGTCTTGTATTGGCTACCGGAGCAAAACCGTTTAAGCCACCAATTTTTGGCCTGGAAAAGGCAAAGCATCTGTATTCGTTACGTAACTTAAGTCATGTAAGAGCTATAAAGAAGGCAATCTTAAAAAACACGAACCAAAACATCGTGGTTATAGGAGGGGGATATATAGGATTGGAAACCGCTGCCTCTCTCAAAAACTTAGGAGCTAATGTAACTGTTCTAGAAAGAGAAGAACGAGTTTTAGCTAGGGTTACCTCACCAGAAATATCAAGTTTTTTTACTGATTTACATACTTCCAATGGAGTACAGATACATACCAATAAGTCTGTGGTTGCGGTAACAACGGAAAAAGGTATCAATACCATTAATTGTGCGGATACGAGTAATTATAAGGCAACCATTATTATTTTAGGTTGTGGGATAGTGGTAAACACCGACTTGGCCAAGGATGCGGAATTACAGATAGAAAATGGTATTAGGGTAGATAAATACTGTAGAACGGATGACCCTCATATTTATGCTATTGGCGACTGTACATATCATTACAATCTGCATTACGAACGTTTTGTAAGGTTAGAATCTGTTCAAAATGCTGTAGATCAAGCCAAGGTAGCCGCCGCAGCTATTTGTGATAAAAAGCTTGTTTATGATAGCATACCATGGTTTTGGTCTGATCAGTATGATGTTAAGTTACAAATGGTAGGACTTTCAGAAGGTTATGACCAGGTTCTGGTCCGTAAGGAAAAAGATAGGGCAAACGTATTTTCTGTTTGGTATTTCAAAGGGGATACCCTTCTTGCTGTGGATGCCGTAAATAATGCTAGGGCGTACGTAATTGCGACTAAAACTTTAAAGGATAATATACGATTGGATAAAGAGAAACTTATAGATTCCGCTGTTGAACTAAAACCAGTAAATTTAATTGTAGCATAG
- a CDS encoding Zn-dependent alcohol dehydrogenase yields the protein MVSKSAIARGDGSFTIDEVILKEPQSDEVLVQMKAAGLCHTDYDSLSWGKPIVMGHEGAGIVLEVGRDITDFEVGDQVILNWATPCMHCFQCKIGNQHICENNSPVVAGENGHTPGHAHLKGTQWRSRPIERSFNLGTLSEYALVKESALVKIAKENLNFSAAAIISCGVMTGYGSVVNSAGLNKGSSAVVLGCGGVGLNVIQACRISGAAKIIAIDVNVNKLHLARQFGATDTILASTADTGLLDAAKTVKKLCDGRGADYAFECTAIPALGAAPLAMIRNAGTAVQVSGIEEEITIDMRLFEWDKIYINPLYGKCYPKIDFPKLMQLYNNGDLLLDEMITKEYPLENLEEAFDDMLKGKNAKGVIVFDS from the coding sequence ATGGTATCAAAAAGTGCGATAGCTAGAGGAGATGGAAGTTTTACTATTGATGAAGTAATTCTTAAAGAACCACAGTCAGATGAAGTTTTGGTTCAAATGAAGGCAGCTGGGCTTTGCCATACCGATTACGATTCCCTTTCATGGGGTAAACCAATCGTAATGGGACACGAAGGTGCGGGAATCGTGTTGGAAGTGGGCAGGGATATTACTGATTTTGAAGTTGGCGACCAAGTGATCTTAAATTGGGCAACCCCCTGTATGCACTGTTTTCAGTGTAAAATTGGGAATCAACATATTTGCGAAAATAACTCGCCTGTCGTCGCCGGAGAAAACGGTCACACCCCAGGCCATGCCCACTTGAAAGGAACACAATGGCGTAGTAGACCTATTGAACGCTCTTTTAATCTAGGAACGCTCAGTGAATATGCTTTAGTGAAAGAATCGGCATTGGTTAAGATAGCGAAGGAAAATTTAAACTTTTCCGCTGCGGCAATAATAAGCTGTGGTGTAATGACTGGCTACGGTTCTGTGGTAAACAGCGCAGGACTGAATAAAGGCAGCTCCGCCGTTGTTTTAGGCTGTGGCGGGGTAGGGTTAAATGTAATCCAAGCTTGCAGAATATCTGGTGCAGCCAAGATTATAGCTATAGACGTAAATGTAAATAAATTGCATTTGGCAAGGCAATTTGGAGCTACGGATACCATTTTGGCAAGTACTGCAGACACAGGATTATTAGATGCGGCAAAAACCGTAAAAAAACTATGTGATGGTCGTGGAGCGGATTATGCTTTTGAATGTACGGCAATACCAGCTTTGGGCGCTGCACCTTTGGCTATGATACGTAACGCAGGAACTGCCGTTCAGGTGAGCGGTATAGAAGAGGAAATTACCATAGATATGCGACTTTTTGAATGGGATAAGATATATATTAATCCGCTTTATGGTAAATGTTACCCCAAGATTGACTTTCCTAAATTGATGCAACTATACAATAATGGAGATTTGCTCTTGGACGAAATGATTACCAAAGAATATCCGCTGGAAAATTTAGAGGAAGCTTTTGACGATATGTTGAAGGGGAAAAACGCAAAAGGAGTTATTGTTTTTGATTCATAA
- a CDS encoding alpha/beta hydrolase, producing MTVKTDNLKGRGNLCLYVPKIPEGNSELPIHLLLHGVYGSSWSWALNGGVHKTAKRLMDSGKIKPVILAMPSDGLWGDGSAYHNHNSKNFANWIVQDVPKAIKENIPEAGKNSSLCIAGLSMGGYGALHLGAAHPLKFKAISAHSAITSFEDMQGFVEEPLASYGLGNIHKNVIEGITANKSKMPPLRFDCGIKDSLLSSNRNLHEELLKLNLHHVYEEFDGGHNWSYWQKHVERTLRFFNDHV from the coding sequence ATGACAGTAAAAACAGATAACCTCAAAGGGCGTGGAAATCTGTGTTTATACGTTCCTAAAATACCTGAAGGGAATTCTGAACTACCTATACATCTTTTATTGCACGGAGTTTACGGTAGTTCGTGGTCTTGGGCTTTAAATGGGGGTGTGCATAAAACGGCAAAACGTCTCATGGATTCTGGTAAGATTAAGCCAGTAATTCTTGCGATGCCATCAGATGGTCTTTGGGGAGATGGTTCTGCTTATCATAATCATAATAGTAAGAATTTTGCAAATTGGATAGTCCAGGATGTACCTAAAGCAATTAAAGAAAATATTCCAGAGGCTGGTAAAAATTCATCATTGTGTATTGCAGGACTATCCATGGGCGGTTACGGAGCGTTACATCTTGGTGCGGCCCATCCGCTTAAGTTCAAGGCAATTTCAGCTCATAGCGCAATTACCAGCTTCGAAGATATGCAAGGTTTTGTCGAAGAACCCTTAGCGTCCTATGGACTTGGCAATATTCATAAAAATGTGATTGAAGGTATAACTGCTAATAAAAGTAAAATGCCACCGCTACGTTTCGATTGCGGCATAAAGGACAGTCTCTTAAGCTCAAATAGAAACTTGCATGAAGAATTGCTAAAACTTAACCTTCATCATGTCTATGAAGAATTTGATGGTGGGCATAACTGGTCTTATTGGCAGAAGCATGTAGAACGAACCTTACGGTTTTTTAATGACCATGTGTAA
- a CDS encoding IS3 family transposase (programmed frameshift), with product MKKSKFTESQIIKALKENEQGRSVGDVSRELGIDKSTFYYWRKKYGGMEVTHMKRLKELQEENRKLKQMYADVSLDVRMLKDVLSKKFLGPSDKKHRAKYLQDAYSVRVSRSCQVIGLARSMWYYHTKKNDTEVIDALSRLAEELPTRGFEVYYKRLRREGHKWNRKRVLRVYRKMNLKLRRKHKKRLPARVKNPLEAPTALNEVWSMDFMSDVLSDGRKVRVFNVMDDCNREALAMDIGLNYPARKVVETSEYLEEEVGLPKTIRCDNGPEFISKTLAAWCKGKRVELRFIQPGKPMQNGYMERLNRFYREDVLDAYWFNDLHQIRTLTDKWKKDYNTRHPHSSLGDMPPREYKDRFGEEFFPETVNDKDIFMNLAMS from the exons ATGAAAAAAAGCAAGTTTACCGAGAGCCAGATCATCAAGGCCTTGAAAGAGAACGAACAGGGCCGTAGTGTCGGGGATGTATCCCGCGAACTGGGCATCGACAAGAGCACCTTTTATTATTGGCGCAAGAAATATGGCGGAATGGAGGTCACGCACATGAAACGTCTCAAAGAGCTCCAGGAGGAGAACCGCAAGCTCAAACAGATGTACGCCGACGTAAGCCTGGACGTGCGCATGCTCAAGGACGTACTGTCAAAAAAGT TTCTAGGGCCTTCCGACAAGAAGCACCGTGCCAAGTACCTTCAGGATGCCTATTCGGTCCGTGTATCGCGTTCCTGCCAAGTGATCGGGCTTGCCCGTTCGATGTGGTACTACCATACCAAAAAGAACGATACGGAAGTGATCGACGCGCTATCGAGGTTGGCGGAAGAACTGCCGACAAGGGGTTTCGAGGTGTACTATAAACGGCTTCGTCGCGAAGGCCATAAATGGAACAGGAAACGTGTACTTCGGGTTTACAGGAAGATGAACCTGAAGCTGCGCAGAAAACATAAGAAAAGACTGCCCGCAAGGGTAAAGAACCCATTGGAGGCCCCTACGGCGCTCAATGAGGTATGGAGTATGGACTTCATGTCGGACGTTCTCTCCGATGGAAGGAAAGTAAGGGTGTTCAACGTCATGGACGATTGTAACCGTGAGGCACTGGCCATGGATATAGGTCTGAACTATCCGGCAAGAAAGGTCGTGGAGACCTCGGAGTATCTGGAAGAGGAAGTAGGGCTTCCAAAGACGATACGCTGTGACAACGGTCCCGAGTTCATCTCGAAGACCTTGGCGGCGTGGTGCAAGGGAAAAAGAGTGGAACTAAGGTTCATACAACCGGGCAAGCCGATGCAGAACGGTTACATGGAAAGGCTCAACAGGTTTTACAGGGAGGACGTACTTGATGCCTACTGGTTCAACGACCTGCACCAGATCAGGACATTGACCGATAAATGGAAAAAGGATTACAATACGCGGCACCCACATTCATCATTGGGAGATATGCCACCGAGAGAGTATAAAGACCGTTTCGGGGAAGAATTCTTCCCCGAAACGGTCAACGATAAAGATATTTTTATGAATTTAGCGATGTCCTAA